The Rubripirellula amarantea genome includes the window GCGTCAAACGAACCGCCTCACACGAATGGGCTCACACTTTGTGTTTGTGGGTACCTTTGCAATGCTTGGGGGTGCGCTGCGAGGATTCAACCTGCTGCTGATATTGGCCGGTATTGTCGCGGGAACTTTGATCATGCATTGGCGGTGGTCAAGGCGATCCGTTGAGTCCATCTCGATTCGACGGCGATTGCCCTCGGAAGCGTTTGCCGGCGTTCCTTTTCGAGTGCGTTATCGCCTTCGCAACCACAGCCGATTCATGCCAGCCTGGATGATTCGCGTCAGCGATGAAATCTCTCACGTCGGCGGCACGGACACTACGACCGCGACATGCGCTGTCGGTGTGATCTCTGCCTCCACCACCACGCTGCCTCACTACGATGCAACGATCACGGCGCGTGGGTTGTACACGTTTGGCCCCATGAGTATTTCGACAACGTTTCCCTTTTCGTTGTTTCATTCTCGTCAAGTCGTTAGCTTTGAACAGCAGTTTTGCGTCTTCCCGGCTCTACTTTCACTCAAGGGTTCCTGGCAACGCCAATTGATTTCTCGATCGGGCGGAACCACAACAACTGCTAAACGCAGTGGTCAATCCGAAGGCGAATTCTTTGGTCTAAGGGAGTGGCAAACCGGCGATAGCCCCAAATGGATTCACTGGCGCACCACCGCTCGCTTGGATCAACCGGCCGTGCGGCAATTCGAACAGCAGCGACGTTTCGATATGTGCATTTTGGTGGATGCGTACCAGCAACGCAAAGTCAAACATCAAACCTCGCCAAACTCGGTAGCCGTCGAACGTGCGATAAGTCTTGCGGCAACGTTGCTGGTTCGCCTCGTCGGTTCACCATCCAACCGAATGATCTTGGCGGTTGCGGGCACCGAAGCGTCTGCGATTGTTGGAGGAGGAAGCAATATGGGAAAGCGGCGCATGCTCGAGACGCTTTCCTGTCTGAGTTCGTCACCGACGCCTGAACTTTGCAAAGCGATTGAATTGGCCAGCGACTTGGTTGGCAAGGCTCAGGACTTGATTGTGATCAGCCCCCGATCCTTAAAAGAGGCAACCGAAAGTAATTCGAACCTTCAAGAGATAATTGCACCTTGGGTGCGACGCGGATCCTTTCGCTGGATTGACACGAGTGACAAAGATCTCAACCGCTGGGTTTCGACTGAAAAGCCAAATGCGTCGTTATACGGCCACATGCCAACTGCCGCAGAAGTTCATCGGTTCGACGGTGAGCTTTCTTCACCCAACGCGGCCCCAACAATAGCCCCAACGACAAACTCGACAGCAAGCTCGATCGCGAGTTCGAAATCATGAGCATTCGAGCATTCTTTGGTAGCGATGTTGCCAGTGTCCCTGAACTGCACGTCTCTCAAAACATAGAGGGGTCCCAGCTTAATCGTGACCTACCCAATCGCGACGTCGCCAAGATCACCGGCCGACTTAACCTTGCCTTTGCAATTCTGACTTGCTTGGGAGGACTCGTTCTGGCTTCTGGTACCGAAGGCGATTTCGTTCCCATGATCGCGGTTTTCTTTGCGGTATTTGGGTTTCTGTTTGTTGATTGGTTGAAACTCTTTTCGTTGCCACCGATTGC containing:
- a CDS encoding DUF58 domain-containing protein produces the protein MGSHFVFVGTFAMLGGALRGFNLLLILAGIVAGTLIMHWRWSRRSVESISIRRRLPSEAFAGVPFRVRYRLRNHSRFMPAWMIRVSDEISHVGGTDTTTATCAVGVISASTTTLPHYDATITARGLYTFGPMSISTTFPFSLFHSRQVVSFEQQFCVFPALLSLKGSWQRQLISRSGGTTTTAKRSGQSEGEFFGLREWQTGDSPKWIHWRTTARLDQPAVRQFEQQRRFDMCILVDAYQQRKVKHQTSPNSVAVERAISLAATLLVRLVGSPSNRMILAVAGTEASAIVGGGSNMGKRRMLETLSCLSSSPTPELCKAIELASDLVGKAQDLIVISPRSLKEATESNSNLQEIIAPWVRRGSFRWIDTSDKDLNRWVSTEKPNASLYGHMPTAAEVHRFDGELSSPNAAPTIAPTTNSTASSIASSKS